The stretch of DNA TGTGTAAATATGAAAAATAAAAAAACAACTACTCTTGCAATGATAGTATTTTTACTTGGCATCTTTATGGGAGCTATAGATTCTGGAATTGTTTCTCCGGCAAGAACTATTATATCTGATTCCCTTGGTATTGCTGAGTCTGCAAGTATATGGATGATTACTATATATACTTTAGCCTATGCCGTTTCTATGCCTATAACAGGTAAATTATCTGATAGATATGGTAGAAAAAAAGTTTATATGATTTCTATAGGCTTATTTGCCTTTGGATCTTTATTATGTGGATTATCAAATTACTTTAATAACTATAACTTTTTACTTTTATCTAGAGTAATACAAGCTCTTGGTGGCGGTGGAATTATGCCAATTGCAACTGCTTATATAGGCTCCTCCTTCCCTATAGAAAAAAGAGGTAGTGCTCTTGGATTAGTTGGTGCTGTATTTGGAATATCAACTGTAATAGGACCATCTTTAGGGTCTTCAATACTTTCTATTGCTGGAAATAATCATTGGGGATATTTATTCTTTATAAACATTCCTATAAGCATAATTATATTAATTCTTGCTTTTAATTTAAAAGAAAATAAAAATACTGAAGCTTTAAAGAAAATGGATTTAAAAGGTTCTGTGGCATTAACCATTATAATACTTTCTCTTATGTACTCATTAACAAATTTAAAATTCTATGATTTCATTAATTCATTGAAATCTACTAATGTATGGCCATTTTTACTAATATTTATTGTTTTTCTTCCTATATTTATTTTAATTGAAAAGAAAGCAGAGGATCCTGTATTAAATTTACATTACTTTACTAATAAACAAATTGCAATAACTCTTGCTTTAAGTTTTATTGTAGGTTGTGGACTTATGGGAACTATATTCTTACCTCAATTTGGTGAAAATGTATTAAAAGTTAAAATGGGAACTGGTGGCTATATCGTTACTCTTTTTGCTATATTTACAGGTATGGCTGCTCCAATGGGAGGTAAATTTATAGATAAGTTTGGTGTTAAATCAATATTATTAACTGGATTTTTATGTACAGCTATTGGTACTTTATATCAAGCATTAGTTACTGCTACAAATCCTACATTCTTAAATTTACTTATTGGTTTAATATTTATGGGCTTTGGTATGGGCTTTACAATGGGTACACCAATTAACTATTTAATGATGAGTTTAGTTCCTGAAGATGAAATTTCTTCTGGACAATCTACAGTTTCATTAGTTCGTTCTATAGGTGTTGCTGTATCACCAAACCTTCTTGTAAACTTTATAGCTGATGCAGGAAATAAGGTTCCATCTGCAATACAACAAGTACTTCCTTCAATCCCTAATATGCAAAGTAATATCTCTATGGGTTCAAATATGTCTCCTGAATTATTAACTAAATTCCAAAACTCTGATGTTACTACAATATTTGATACAGTAAAAGATTTTGCAGATTCAATGTTAAATGGAATGAAGCAAACTCTATCATCAAATCCACATATGAAATTTGATACAATTAAAGCTTCATATATGACATCACTTGATAATTCTAGAAGTACTATAGAAAATACATTTCAAAGTACCATGAATAGTGGATTTTCTCATCTATTTATAGGTGCTGCAGTTATTGCCATTATTGGATTAATTTTAACTTTATTTTTAAAAAGAAAGAAAAAATTTAGTTAAACTATAAGGTATAGTAGTATTATTTTCTACTATACCTTATTTTTAGTTAGGTTATTTAGTCAAAATTCTACATATACTTTATATTGATGCTTTACAAAATCCCTACATATATATAGAATATTAGGTATGAATACTTAACTAAGGAGGCAATAAATTTGAAAGATGTAATTTATGTTACTGGACATAAAAATCCAGATTCTGACTCAATATGCGCAGCATATTCATACGCTGAATTTAAAAATAAAATAGGAAACATACCTGCTGTTCCTGTAAGATTAGGAAATGTAAATCAAGAAACTCAATTTATTCTTGATTACTTTGGGGTTGAGGCTCCAAAATTTTTACCAACTGTTAAACTTAAAGTAGAAGACTTACAATTTGATAATATAGCACCAGTCTCTCCTGATATTTCATTAAAAACAGCTTGGCATATCATGAAAGATAAAAATATTAAAACTTTACCAGTTGCTGATGGAAATGATCACTTACTTGGTGTTTTAGCTATATCAAATTTAACTTCATGTTATATGGACATATGGGACAATAGAATATTAGCTAAGAGTAATACATCTCTTGATAATATAATCGATACTTTATCAGCTAAAGAAATACATATCGATGAATCAAGAAAATCTTTCCCTGGTAAAATAATTGTTACTGCTATGCAACCTGATAGTATGAAGGATCATATTGAAGAAGGAGATATTGCAATAGTTGGTGATAGAGAAGAATCTCAAGATGCATTATTAGATTTAAATATCTCACTAATGATAATAACAGGTTCTCATGTTCCAACTGATGCTATAATTAAAAAGGCTAAAGAAAAAAATATTACTATTATAGTAACTCCTTATGATTCATTTACTGCATCAAGACTTATAATACAAAGTATTCCTGTTGGATATGTTATGGTTAAAGATAATCTAATATCCTTCTCAACTGAGGATTTAGTAGATGAAATAAAGGGAATAATGATTGAAACAAGATTTAGAAGTTATCCTGTTACTGATACTAACGGTAGGGTTTTAGGTACTGTTTCAAGATACCACTTAATTTCTAACTTTAAAAAGAAAATAATTCAAGTTGATCATAATGAAAGAGGTCAATCTGTTGATGGACTTGAAGATGCAGAAGTATTAGAAATAATAGATCACCACAGAGTTGCTGATATACAAACTAATAACCCTATATTCTTCAGAAATGAACCTGTAGGAAGTACTTCAACTATAGTTGCTAAAAGCTTCTTTGAAAATGGCATTAGACCATCAAAACAAGCTGCTGGACTTTTATGTGGTGCTATAATTTCAGATACACTATTATTTAGAAGCCCAACTTGTACAAACCAAGATAAACATATATGTAAAAAGCTTGCTGAAATAGCTGATATAAATATTGAAGAATTTGCTAAAGCAATGTTTAAAGCTGGTACTTCACTTAAGGGAAAAACTGTTGAACAAATATTCAATCAAGATTTTAAACCTTTCTCAATAGAAGATACTAAAGTTGGTATTGCTCAAGTAAATACAATGGATATAGAAGGATTTATGCCTCTTAAGGAAGACATGTTAAAATACATGGAAACTAAAGCTAAAGAAGCTGGTTTAGATATGGTTATGTTATTACTTACTGATATCTTAAATGAAGGTTCTCAAATTTTAGTTGCTGGTAATAAACCTGAAATAGTAGAAAAAGCATTTAATGTAACTTTAAAGGACAATGAAGCTTTCCTTGATGGAGTTCTATCAAGAAAGAAACAAGTTGTTCCTCCAATAACTTCAGCAATAACATCAGCTTAATATAAAAAGCATCATCTTTCGATGATGCTTTTTCTTTAATTAATTATTTAGAACGTAAATTATTTACCATTCCCCACATTTCATCTGCAGTTTTTACACCTCTAGAGCTTAATTCAAAGGCTCTTTGTGTAACTATCATATCTGAAAACTCAGTAGCCACATCTACATTAGACCCTTCTAAAGTTCCTTGATATAAATCGCAATCTGTAGTTTTTACTACTTGTGAACCTGGAGCTGGCTTAAATAAGTTATCTCCTACTGATATAAAAGCTTTATCTCCAGTTGCTGTGTATCTAGGGATTTCTCCTACGTTCTTTAAATTTCCACTTTGCTTTATATATATTTGTCCACTCTTATCTACAACAAAATTATCTTTGTTGAATTTAACATTTTCTTCTGAAAATCCTTGTGAAAATTCTATATCTAATTTATTTCCTCTTCCATCTACTAATCTACCTTGTCCATCTATAGCAAAGGCTCCATCTCTTGTATAAGATTTTTCTCCATTTGGAGCAATTATTCTAAAGTAACCAGTGCCATCAATTGCTATATCTGTAGTTCTACGAGTTTCTCTTAACATTCCTTGTGCATTATCTCTAAACCACTCAGAAGTTTTTATACCTGTTCCTATTACTGAGTCTTTCTCATTTAAAGGTACACCTTTTCTATCTAAGGATTCTGTAAGTAAATCTTTAAAACCCACATCAACTCTCTTATATCCCATTGTAGTTGAGTTTGATAAATTATTTGATATAGCATCTAATCTTTCTTGATTAGCATTCATTCCGCTTTGACTTGTCCATAAAGTTCTTAACATAATATTTCCTCCCCTATCTTACTGCACCTATTTCATTTGCAGCTTTTCCTAAGGTTTCATCAATAGTTTGTACCATCTTTTGATTCGTTTCAAAGTTTCTCATAGTTGTAATCATATTTACCATTTCAGTTGATACATTTATATTGGAAGCTTCTAATGATCCTTGATGAACAAAAACTTGAGCATTATATACTGGATTCTCTCCCTTGTAATAATTATCTCCAATTTTCTTTAACTTACTATAATCATCAAAATCAGCCGTAGCTAATGAATGCGTAGTTCTATCGCCTACTCTAAGATTATTAAGTCCATCTAAGGTAAACTTATTTCCACCAACAAATATTGGTTCCATAGTCCCTGTATTTTTATTAACACCTAAAACTTTATCTCCACTTGTGTTAATTAAATATCCGTCATTTGCTACTCTAAAACTACCATCTCTAGTAAATAATGTTTCATCGCCTCTTTTAACTGCAAAAAAACCTCTTCCATCTATAGCAAAATCAGAAGGCTTATTAGTTTTTTTAAGTATCCCTTGAGTAAACATAGTATTTACACTATCTATTTTAGAACCTAAATTTAAAGTTCCTAATTTTTGAGACACATTTCTTCCACCAACTACTTTATCTCTGTTTTGAAGCATAACTTCATCAAAACTCTTAATTGCTAAATCATCACCTTTATAACCTGTTGTATTAGCATTAGCTATATTGTTTGTAATATTTGATTGTTTATTTTCTAATGAAATTAAACCTGATACTGAGGTATATAAACTTCTAATCACTAGTTCTCATCCCCTTTTTTAAATAATACTTTACATTCATCATCAAAATGCATTCCTAACCCTCTAGCTTTTTCCTCAATCTTATCATTTGATAAGGTTCTATTATATTGATATCCAAACATTAGGATGGCAGTTAAAGTCATTCCTATTCCAATTCCTAAAAGTATTTTTCTATCAGTAAAAAAATTTGTTATTTCCTTTATCTTTAAAATAATCCTTTTATTAATAAGACTTCACCTCTACCTATAGATAATTTTTCACATATTTCATCATCACTTAGACCTTGTTCTATTAAAGTTTTTACTTGATTTACTTTATTTTCTTTGTTTTCTTTATCTAAACTATTTGAAAAATTAATCTCTGATATAACATCCTCTGTTTCTTTTAAGTTTATATCTTCAACCTTATTATCGTCTTTTTTACTTTCATCCTTAAGTTTTTCAATAGAAATTTTAATTTCCTCTATTTCTTTTTGAAGGTCTAATACGGTTTCTGCCAAATCTTTTCTTATGGCAATTATCTCTAACCCATAATCTTTATTTGAATTATCAGCTTCTCTTTCTAAAATATGATTAAAAGACTTCTCTTCTTTTCTTATAGCTTTTACATTTAAAATAATAAGTATTATTCCTATTACTAATATTAAAATTGGAATCATGCTTTAACCCCTTTATATGTAATCTATTTTTTTCATTATTGCTCTAAGATTTCTAATAGCTCTACTATGTAATTGACAAACTCTTGATTCTGAAACTTCTAATACAGTTCCTATCTCTTTTAATGTAAGTCCTTCATAATAATATAAGGTTAGTACTAACTTGTCTTTCTCTTTTAGTTTATCTATACACTCTGCTAAGATTTTAATTTTCTCTTTATCTTCTAAGGTTTCTTCTGGTGATGGACTATTTTTATCTTCTATTATCCCCATAACAGTTACTTCATCATCATCTGAATAAATTATATTTTCTAAAGAAACTACCGACATATAATTTATATAATTTTCTACTTCTGAAACTTCTTGTATAGATACATTTAAATCTATTGCAATTTCTTCTAATGTAGGTTCTCTCATAAGCTTATTTTGTAATCTCTCTACACTTTCATTATATTTAGCTAATTTATCCATAGCTCCTTTAGAAATAGGTCTGTTTTTTCTTATCTCATCAATCATAGCACCTCTTATTCTAATGGTTGCATAAGAAGAAAATTTCATACCCTTTGTAGAGTCGTATTTATTTATCGCATCCATAAGCCCCAATATCCCATAGCTTACCAAATCTTCATATTCTATATATTTAGTTCTACCAAGCATTACTCTAGATGCTAAATGTTTTACTAAAGGTATATATTTTTCTATAATTTTTCCATTATCCACTAAAGCACTCTGATTTTCCATAAATATTTCTCCTCTAAACTAACTCACTTTGCCTTCTTAAAATAATAAATACAATTTTTATTATTTTCTCCCTGGTTTTATTATCTATATTTAAAAAACTTACTCCACAAAGATAATTGTCATTCTCTTCTTTAACTCTAACTACTCTGCCTTTTAAATCAAGCTTTATATCATTGTAATTAATATTTACTAGTAGAATATCCCCTTTTTTAAGATTCTCTTTAGCCCTTATTTTCATTCCTCCACCACTTAAATCTAATAGTGTGGCTTTCTTTACCGGGTTTTCTACTTTATCTTTATCTTTTTCTAATGATTTATTTTCTTTTATATATCTTATAAACTCAAGAACATTAACTCTTACAAAGTTTCTTCTTTGTACTTTTTTATATTATATGGAAGAGATAATCTATAGTATGATATATTATTTTCTTTAACTCTATCTATTACTTTACAATAAAAATTAAACAAACTAGATTCTTTATCATAGTATATTAATTCTATTTCTTCATCCATTGCTAATGAAAGATATTCTCCCTTATTAACTGGTATGTTTATTTTAATATGTTTTTCTCTAATATCTTGTACTATACTTTTATAAATCTCCTTATTTTTAATAACCTCTATTCTATTGTTCAACCCTAATTTTAATTTAACCATATTGTCACCTCTAAGAAAAAATATCAAATAACTTTCTAAATAACCCTTTAGCTCCTACACCTATTGATTCTTCATCATGCTCTAAAATTATATTAGTTATTTTTAAAATACAATTAGATGCATCCGATTTTGGATATGATATCATAAATGGTACTTGCTCTCTAACTGCCATTAATAATTTTCTATCCTCATAAATACACCCTAAATAACTTACCCTTATATTTAAAAATCTTTCTACAGCTGCTCTAAACTTATTAAAAGTTTGTTGACCTTCTTCTTTATCTAAAACTTTATTTACAATAATACTTGCTTTTGTTTTAATTTTAAAATGATCAACTGCTTTAATTAAACTATATCCATCGGTTAATGATGTTGGTTCAGGCGTAGTTACTAGTATAAGTTCTTCTGAACAAGCTATGAATGCTAATACGCTTCTACTTATTCCTGCACCTGTATCTATTAAAATAAAATCAAAACCTTCTAATTGTTCTATTTTATTTAAAAATATATTTCTTTCATGTGCTTGAAGATCTTCTATATTATTTAATCCACTCCCTCCTGGAAGAAGCTTAATTCCTTTTGGTCCATCTACTATTACTTCTTCAAGAGATTTTCTTCCCCTAATTAAATCTAATACACTATATTTAGGTAATATACCCATTAACACATCATCATTTCCCATTCCGATGTCAGCATCAAAAATAAGAACTTTATTTCCTTTTTTTGAAAGTGATATAGCTAAGTTAACAACAAAATTGCTTTTTCCTACTCCACCTTTTCCTGAAGTAACTGTTATTATCCTAGCTTTTTTATCTAAAGTTCTTTTATCTTCTCCCCTTACTAATCTTCTTAGACTTTCAGCTTGATCTAACATAAAGTTTCCTCCCCTAAAATAATACGTTGTAATTCTTCTAAAGTTGGTTTTCTTATATCATCTGGTACATTTTGTCCAGTTGTTATATATGCTAACTTTGTATTAGATTTTTTTATTATGTTATATATTGATCCATAGGCTATAGTTTCATCTAATTTTGTTATTATTATTTTGTTATACCCAATATCTTTATACCCATTTAAAATAACTTCTAAATCTCTATTTTTAGTTGTACTACTGATAACTAATGCTATATCATCTGATTCTACCTTATTTATATAAGCTCTTAATTCTGATAGTTGCATTGAATTTTTACTGCTTCTCCCAGTAGTATCTATAAGCACAACATCACAATCTTTTAACTCTTCTATTGCAGTTTCCATTTCTTTTAATGTAATTACAACTTTAAAAGGAATATTCATTATCTCTGCATATGTTTTAAGCTGCTCAACAGCTCCTATTCTATATGTATCGATTGTTATTAATCCAACTTTCTTATTTTCTACTAAGGAAAGTCTTCCTGCAAGCTTTGCTATAGTAGTTGTTTTTCCAACTCCTGTAGGTCCTATAAGTACTACATTTCCTTTAAGATCACCATTCCAAATATTTATTTCTTGAGATAATAAATTTTTAAAATCCTTCTTAAATTCATCTATATTATCAGAGCATTTTTCTTTTATTTCGTCAAAATAAATTTCATCTATGTCCATATCTTTTAATTTATCTAAAACAAGGTCTTTTTCTTTAGCTGTATTTTTTATAACCTTATTTAATAAATCTTTTATTTCTTTTACTTCAATGTCTAATTTTTTCTCTTCCTTTATAGGCTTAGTTTCTATAGGTTTAGAGATTATTTCATTTTGAGTGTTTTGTATAAGTTTTTTAAAGCCTTCTAATGATTCATTAAAATCATTAGAGGCTCTTCTATTATTTTTTATACTCTTACTATTAGAAGTTTTACTATTTTCTATTGCTGCCGTTACTTCTATAACTTTTGGTACGAAATATCCTTTTATTCCAGATACCCTTACTTTTCTTTGACTAACTATTATTGCATCTTTACCTAGCTCATATCTTATTTTAGTTAATGCTTCATTCATATTATTAGCTACATACTTTTTAATTATCATTGTAAAGATACAACTCCTTCTGTTCTTATTTCTACGTCATTTGGTATTTCATTTAAGGAAATTACCATTACATGTGGATATACCATTTCTATAAGCTTCCTAAATACTGGACGTATATTTGGTGAAACTAATATAACTGGTTGATTGTTAAAGAAATACACACTCTCTATTACGCTTCTTAAAGCATCTAATATTCTGCTTGTAGTATCTGGGTCTACTGCTGGGAATGATCCTTGCATTGACTTTTGAGTGTTAGCAGATATTATTTCTTCAATTTGTGGTGATAATGTAACTACAGTTAGACATCTGTTTTCATCTATTATTTGATTACAAATAGTTCTTGCAAGAGAGAATCTAACATATTCAGTTAATAACTCTAAATCTTTAGTTATTCTTGAATTATCTGCTAATGATTCCATTATAGTAACCATATCTTTTATTGGCACTTTTTCTCTTAATAAGTTTTGTAAAACTTTTTGTAATTCTCCTATTGTCATTAAATCAGGAATAAGTTCTTCAACAACAGTACTATATTTTTCTCTAGTATTTTCTACTATTAATTGAACTTCTTGTCTTCCTAATAATTCGTAAGAATTTGCCTTAATAGTTTCTGTTAAATGAGTTACCATAACTGTAGTTGGATCAACAACTGTAAGTCCTTTTATTTCTGCTTCTTCTCTTTGATCTTTATTTATCCATACGGCTGGTAAATTAAAAGTTGGTTCAACTGTTCTAATACCAGCTATTTGTGAGTTATCTCCTGTAGGATCCATACATAATAACATATTTGGCATAAGTTCTGCCGATGATATTACAGTTCCTCTTATCTTAATTAAATATTCATTGGTTTTAATTTGAAGATTATCTCTTATTCTTATAGGCTGTACAACTATTCCCATTTC from Clostridium chauvoei encodes:
- a CDS encoding MFS transporter — protein: MKNKKTTTLAMIVFLLGIFMGAIDSGIVSPARTIISDSLGIAESASIWMITIYTLAYAVSMPITGKLSDRYGRKKVYMISIGLFAFGSLLCGLSNYFNNYNFLLLSRVIQALGGGGIMPIATAYIGSSFPIEKRGSALGLVGAVFGISTVIGPSLGSSILSIAGNNHWGYLFFINIPISIIILILAFNLKENKNTEALKKMDLKGSVALTIIILSLMYSLTNLKFYDFINSLKSTNVWPFLLIFIVFLPIFILIEKKAEDPVLNLHYFTNKQIAITLALSFIVGCGLMGTIFLPQFGENVLKVKMGTGGYIVTLFAIFTGMAAPMGGKFIDKFGVKSILLTGFLCTAIGTLYQALVTATNPTFLNLLIGLIFMGFGMGFTMGTPINYLMMSLVPEDEISSGQSTVSLVRSIGVAVSPNLLVNFIADAGNKVPSAIQQVLPSIPNMQSNISMGSNMSPELLTKFQNSDVTTIFDTVKDFADSMLNGMKQTLSSNPHMKFDTIKASYMTSLDNSRSTIENTFQSTMNSGFSHLFIGAAVIAIIGLILTLFLKRKKKFS
- a CDS encoding putative manganese-dependent inorganic diphosphatase — encoded protein: MKDVIYVTGHKNPDSDSICAAYSYAEFKNKIGNIPAVPVRLGNVNQETQFILDYFGVEAPKFLPTVKLKVEDLQFDNIAPVSPDISLKTAWHIMKDKNIKTLPVADGNDHLLGVLAISNLTSCYMDIWDNRILAKSNTSLDNIIDTLSAKEIHIDESRKSFPGKIIVTAMQPDSMKDHIEEGDIAIVGDREESQDALLDLNISLMIITGSHVPTDAIIKKAKEKNITIIVTPYDSFTASRLIIQSIPVGYVMVKDNLISFSTEDLVDEIKGIMIETRFRSYPVTDTNGRVLGTVSRYHLISNFKKKIIQVDHNERGQSVDGLEDAEVLEIIDHHRVADIQTNNPIFFRNEPVGSTSTIVAKSFFENGIRPSKQAAGLLCGAIISDTLLFRSPTCTNQDKHICKKLAEIADINIEEFAKAMFKAGTSLKGKTVEQIFNQDFKPFSIEDTKVGIAQVNTMDIEGFMPLKEDMLKYMETKAKEAGLDMVMLLLTDILNEGSQILVAGNKPEIVEKAFNVTLKDNEAFLDGVLSRKKQVVPPITSAITSA
- a CDS encoding flagellar hook-basal body complex protein gives rise to the protein MLRTLWTSQSGMNANQERLDAISNNLSNSTTMGYKRVDVGFKDLLTESLDRKGVPLNEKDSVIGTGIKTSEWFRDNAQGMLRETRRTTDIAIDGTGYFRIIAPNGEKSYTRDGAFAIDGQGRLVDGRGNKLDIEFSQGFSEENVKFNKDNFVVDKSGQIYIKQSGNLKNVGEIPRYTATGDKAFISVGDNLFKPAPGSQVVKTTDCDLYQGTLEGSNVDVATEFSDMIVTQRAFELSSRGVKTADEMWGMVNNLRSK
- a CDS encoding flagellar hook-basal body complex protein, which gives rise to MIRSLYTSVSGLISLENKQSNITNNIANANTTGYKGDDLAIKSFDEVMLQNRDKVVGGRNVSQKLGTLNLGSKIDSVNTMFTQGILKKTNKPSDFAIDGRGFFAVKRGDETLFTRDGSFRVANDGYLINTSGDKVLGVNKNTGTMEPIFVGGNKFTLDGLNNLRVGDRTTHSLATADFDDYSKLKKIGDNYYKGENPVYNAQVFVHQGSLEASNINVSTEMVNMITTMRNFETNQKMVQTIDETLGKAANEIGAVR
- a CDS encoding DUF6115 domain-containing protein, encoding MIPILILVIGIILIILNVKAIRKEEKSFNHILEREADNSNKDYGLEIIAIRKDLAETVLDLQKEIEEIKISIEKLKDESKKDDNKVEDINLKETEDVISEINFSNSLDKENKENKVNQVKTLIEQGLSDDEICEKLSIGRGEVLLIKGLF
- a CDS encoding FliA/WhiG family RNA polymerase sigma factor, with translation MENQSALVDNGKIIEKYIPLVKHLASRVMLGRTKYIEYEDLVSYGILGLMDAINKYDSTKGMKFSSYATIRIRGAMIDEIRKNRPISKGAMDKLAKYNESVERLQNKLMREPTLEEIAIDLNVSIQEVSEVENYINYMSVVSLENIIYSDDDEVTVMGIIEDKNSPSPEETLEDKEKIKILAECIDKLKEKDKLVLTLYYYEGLTLKEIGTVLEVSESRVCQLHSRAIRNLRAIMKKIDYI
- a CDS encoding PilZ domain-containing protein, translating into MRYIKENKSLEKDKDKVENPVKKATLLDLSGGGMKIRAKENLKKGDILLVNINYNDIKLDLKGRVVRVKEENDNYLCGVSFLNIDNKTREKIIKIVFIILRRQSELV
- a CDS encoding flagellar brake protein → MVKLKLGLNNRIEVIKNKEIYKSIVQDIREKHIKINIPVNKGEYLSLAMDEEIELIYYDKESSLFNFYCKVIDRVKENNISYYRLSLPYNIKKYKEETL
- a CDS encoding MinD/ParA family protein — its product is MLDQAESLRRLVRGEDKRTLDKKARIITVTSGKGGVGKSNFVVNLAISLSKKGNKVLIFDADIGMGNDDVLMGILPKYSVLDLIRGRKSLEEVIVDGPKGIKLLPGGSGLNNIEDLQAHERNIFLNKIEQLEGFDFILIDTGAGISRSVLAFIACSEELILVTTPEPTSLTDGYSLIKAVDHFKIKTKASIIVNKVLDKEEGQQTFNKFRAAVERFLNIRVSYLGCIYEDRKLLMAVREQVPFMISYPKSDASNCILKITNIILEHDEESIGVGAKGLFRKLFDIFS
- the flhF gene encoding flagellar biosynthesis protein FlhF — its product is MIIKKYVANNMNEALTKIRYELGKDAIIVSQRKVRVSGIKGYFVPKVIEVTAAIENSKTSNSKSIKNNRRASNDFNESLEGFKKLIQNTQNEIISKPIETKPIKEEKKLDIEVKEIKDLLNKVIKNTAKEKDLVLDKLKDMDIDEIYFDEIKEKCSDNIDEFKKDFKNLLSQEINIWNGDLKGNVVLIGPTGVGKTTTIAKLAGRLSLVENKKVGLITIDTYRIGAVEQLKTYAEIMNIPFKVVITLKEMETAIEELKDCDVVLIDTTGRSSKNSMQLSELRAYINKVESDDIALVISSTTKNRDLEVILNGYKDIGYNKIIITKLDETIAYGSIYNIIKKSNTKLAYITTGQNVPDDIRKPTLEELQRIILGEETLC